The DNA segment ATACGACATGGAAATAGGGCAGAATTAGATGATTAAGAGGGATATAATGAGAAATATTAAAATGACGATTGAGTATGATGGCGGTAGATATTTAGGCTGGCAAAGGCTCAGTGATTCAGACAAAACCATTCAAGGAAAAATAGAAAATATCTTGACCGCAATGACAGGAACAAAAACTGAAATAATCGGATCAGGACGTACGGATGCCGGAGCTCATGCTAAGGGACAGGTAGCCAATTTCAAAACAACATCTACCATGGAATTTCCAGCGATGTTGGATCATCTAAACCGTTATCTCCCACGCGATATTGTCGTGAAGAAACTTGAGGAAGTACCAGAAAGATTTCATGCTAGGTATAATGCCAGTGGAAAAAAATACAGCTACTATGTCTGGAATAATAGTATTCCTTCTGTATTTGACCGTAATTTCAGCTATGATTTTCCTGGAGAACTTGATATTGACAAAATGAATGAGGCTTGCAATAAGCTTGTTGGAACCCATGACTTCATAGGTTTCTCTTCACTC comes from the Carnobacterium sp. 17-4 genome and includes:
- the truA gene encoding tRNA pseudouridine(38-40) synthase TruA translates to MRNIKMTIEYDGGRYLGWQRLSDSDKTIQGKIENILTAMTGTKTEIIGSGRTDAGAHAKGQVANFKTTSTMEFPAMLDHLNRYLPRDIVVKKLEEVPERFHARYNASGKKYSYYVWNNSIPSVFDRNFSYDFPGELDIDKMNEACNKLVGTHDFIGFSSLKKSKKSTVRTIDEIKIHKEGDLLHFTFKGEGFLYKMIRIIMGTLLEIGSGMADPSSIDAIFKSGIRSDAGMTVPSQGLFLDEVYYD